CATACCCCTAGACATGCATATATAAGTAATTATAGTAcatacactcaccggccacttcattaggtacacctgtgcaatctaatacaatccaatacaacagaaaattctacatttacaaagtttatacatgttcagtttttgttgacattgtcagaaatgtgataattctgctttatgtttattactgaggtcgtagtgggtggtggtgtactggagtgcattatattgaaaagtgttcctaatattttgccccccttaATGGGGTGGACATAATATTAGGAGCAGTTACTTTATATCCTAGAAAACAGCGCCCTCTCCTGTCGCTATGACAACAAGACGCTTGCTAACCCAGCTAGCATCGGGGCTAGCATCGCCTCAGTTCCGTCCATTTTGTTTAGCCTAGCTAGCTGTGTAGCAGAGATGGATGACGGTGACGAGCCGGGTATAGTCCTCTCTCACAACACTTCTTCGGGCTCTAAGTCGGGCGGGGACAAGATGTTTTCCTTAAAGAAGTGGAATGCTGTAGCCATGTGGAGCTGGGACGTTGAATGTGACACTTGTGCCATTTGTCGGGTGCAGGTGATGGGTGAGTCTGGGGAGCTGACGGCGTTTAGTCGGCTACTAGCTCAGTCAGTGAAGCTAACATGGCTAATGTTACCCGGCGTTAACTAACAGTTATCTGCAGTCCCAGGCGTCGTGCAACTGTAACgtgtcttttttcatttgcagACGCTTGTCTCCGATGCCAGGCggaaaacaaacaggaggattGTGTTGGTAAGATCATGTCAGCATTTAAAAACTTGTTAGTAGTGTTTAGTGTTTAGTCATCACACGACTAAAGCTACTCAGCAGGTTAATCCAACCAGCTAACCTCAGCTAGCTGTCACGGAAATCCACCAAGCCAGATAATCACAGAGGAAGGAGCTTTAAATTCCTCTTTTTACCGTTTTAATGTCAATCAAATGTACTTAAATCAGCCAGAATCtgcacagagagacagtgaaacACATTATTTAGTTATATAACGTTTGAAATGAATGTGATAATGACATAAGTCAACATTTGATAAGAGCTACATGCAAAGTAACTGTTATATAACTAATGTGAGTAAAGCAGTGCAATGCATAAAGACATATATCATGAACCAGTTAACAGTACAATATACCAGTGGATTACTGGATACCTACACTATAAACCACTGACATAATCTAAATTAATATAACTGACAGTTAGTGCtcagatgattaattgatcatcagaATATAATGGAACAATTTCGATAAATTGATAAGTTGAACAATAtagcaaaaacattttccagtttcagcttctcaaatgtgagcaGACGCTGCTTTTCTCTGACATCAGTTTAAATTTGTCTTGATTTTGAGCACTGGCTGAACATATCAAGAAAAAGATGACGCAGTAGCTTCTGGGGAATTGTGAAAGgcccttttctttattttctgacattttatagtctAAATATTTAATTGTGAATATGAAAAATCATTTAGGAATTAAATGATATTGAAATAAATGGCTGTTCTGGTGCTGTATTGTAGTCACTGACAGTTTTAGACTGTAACAAAAACATGCTTTAGGatagtttttaaatgtaaaaagcttcAGTCAATTTGGATTACCTACCATCATTTATTCTGTAGATGGGATTATTCCAGCTTTTTTATAGCCATCTTAGAGTAAATATTGTAAGCATTATTTATATGAAGAAAGATATAACAAATACCATATTTgtaagtttcttttttctgaaaatgtatcATAACCAGCTCAGTATATTATAATTTCTCCTTTTTAGTAGTCTCTGTAAGCTTCCCCACTACCTTGTTTCACTGCACTGAAGCACAACACCAAGAGATGTGATTTTTGCAAAAGTGTGATACTGAACTGAAATCATAGTGTACATAAAAGTACCAGTTAAAAGATAATCAGTTTTATTCCCTGTTGGTGCTCGTCCATTATCTCTCACCATGTCACTCATCATGCTCTGTCCGTCTCTGTCTTTCAGTTGTGTGGGGAGAGTGCAACCACTCCTTCCATAACTGCTGCATGTCTCTG
This region of Thunnus maccoyii chromosome 6, fThuMac1.1, whole genome shotgun sequence genomic DNA includes:
- the rnf7 gene encoding RING-box protein 2 encodes the protein MDDGDEPGIVLSHNTSSGSKSGGDKMFSLKKWNAVAMWSWDVECDTCAICRVQVMDACLRCQAENKQEDCVVVWGECNHSFHNCCMSLWVKQNNRCPLCQQDWVVQRIGK